Proteins encoded within one genomic window of Anser cygnoides isolate HZ-2024a breed goose chromosome 35, Taihu_goose_T2T_genome, whole genome shotgun sequence:
- the LOC136788373 gene encoding class II histocompatibility antigen, B-L beta chain-like produces the protein MGTGRILGAGAVLVALVVLGAHPAGGEETKGFFQEMMVDECHYLNGTERVRFLDRYFYNRQQYAHFDSDVGHYVADTELGKPDADYWNSQPELLEQRRAEVDTYCRYNYGVVTPFTIERKVEPKVRVSPMQSSSLPQTDRLACYVTGFYPAEIEVKWFKNGQEETKHVVSTDVIPNGDWTYQVLVMLESTPQHGDTYKCQVEHASLQSPITHEWVLPADAARGKMLTGVGGFVLGLIFLALGLFLYVRRKGASLPRLQGS, from the exons ATGGGGACCGGCCGCATCCTGGGAGCTGGGGCCGtgctggtggcactggtggtgctgggagccCACCCGGCTGGGGGCGAGGAGACCAAGG GGTTCTTCCAGGAGATGATGGTGGATGAGTGTCACTACCTCAACGGCACCGAGCGGGTGAGGTTTCTGGATAGGTACTTCTACAACCGGCAGCAGTACGCGCACTTTGACAGCGACGTGGGGCATTATGTGGCTGACACGGAGCTGGGCAAGCCTGATGCCGACTACTGGAACAGTCAGCCCGAACTACTGGAGCAGAGACGGGCTGAAGTAGACACATACTGCCGGTACAACTATGGGGTGGTGACCCCTTTCACCATTGAGAGGAAAG TTGAGCCCAAGGTGAGGGTCTCTCCCATGCAGTCGAGCTCGCTGCCCCAGACCGACAGGCTGGCGTGCTACGTGACGGGCTTCTACCCCGCCGAGATCGAGGTGAAGTGGTTCAAGAACGGCCAGGAGGAGACGAAGCACGTGGTGTCCACGGACGTGATCCCCAACGGGGACTGGACCTACCAGGTGCTGGTGATGCTGGAAAGCACCCCGCAGCACGGGGACACCTACAAGTGCCAGGTGGAGCACGccagcctgcagagccccaTCACCCACGAATGGG TGCTCCCGGCGGATGCCGCCAGGGGCAAGATGCTGACGGGCGTGGGGGGCTTCGTGCTGGGGCTCATCTTCCTGGCGCTGGGGCTCTTCCTCTACGTGCGCAGAAAG GGCGCATCGCTCCCCCGGCTGCAG GGCTCCtga
- the LOC136788374 gene encoding class II histocompatibility antigen, B-L beta chain-like: MGTGRILGAGAVLVALVVLGARPAGGEETKGFFQEMMVAECQYLNGTERVRFLYKDIYNRQQDVHFDSDVGQYVADTELGKPDADYWNSQPELLEDAKAAVDRFCRHNYGVNYPFTIERKVEPKVRVSPMQSSSLPQTDRLACYVTGFYPAEIEVKWFKNGQEETKHVVSTDVIQNGDWTYQVLVMLESTPQHGDTYKCQVEHASLQSPITHEWVLPADAARGKMLTGVGGFVLGLIFLALGLFLYVRRKGASLPRLQGS; encoded by the exons ATGGGGACCGGCCGCATCCTGGGAGCTGGGGCCGtgctggtggcactggtggtgctgggagccCGCCCGGCCGGGGGCGAGGAGACCAAGG GGTTCTTCCAGGAGATGATGGTGGCTGAGTGTCAGTACCTCAACGGCACCGAGCGGGTGAGGTTTCTGTACAAGGACATCTACAACCGGCAGCAGGACGTGCACTTTGACAGCGATGTGGGGCAGTATGTGGCTGACACGGAGCTGGGCAAGCCTGATGCCGACTACTGGAACAGTCAGCCCGAACTACTGGAGGATGCAAAGGCTGCAGTAGACAGGTTCTGCCGGCACAACTATGGGGTGAACTACCCTTTCACCATCGAGAGGAAAG TTGAGCCCAAGGTGAGGGTCTCTCCCATGCAGTCGAGCTCGCTGCCCCAGACCGACAGGCTGGCGTGCTACGTGACGGGCTTCTACCCCGCCGAGATCGAGGTGAAGTGGTTCAAGAACGGCCAGGAGGAGACGAAGCACGTGGTGTCCACGGACGTGATCCAGAACGGAGACTGGACCTACCAGGTGCTGGTGATGCTGGAAAGCACCCCGCAGCACGGGGACACCTACAAGTGCCAGGTGGAGCACGccagcctgcagagccccaTCACCCACGAATGGG TGCTCCCGGCGGACGCCGCCAGGGGCAAGATGCTGACGGGCGTCGGGGGCTTTGTGCTGGGGCTCATCTTCCTGGCGCTGGGGCTCTTCCTCTACGTGCGCAGAAAG GGCGCATCGCTCCCCCGGCTGCAG GGCTCCtga